The following are encoded in a window of Pseudomonas multiresinivorans genomic DNA:
- a CDS encoding FecR domain-containing protein, which translates to MSTRELPDAVLDQAIGWLVRLQSGYADEQTQTACLLWRQADPIHETAWQALQSSESAFGRMAELPGGVALDILQRLQGKRHGRRQALKVLGFGVAIGSLSGWGLRERPLATWGADYVTGVGEHQQFLLSDGTRLQLNTSSAVDVRFTAQRRMIALLRGEIFIDSGKDSEAPAGYRSLWVESRHVRLQAIGTAFAVRDEAEGTRLRVEDGIVAIHRADAQPIRVLAGEEYLIFGSGTRRVEHSTMNASAWTRGQLVAKRMRMADLIEELGRYRQGWLSCDPSIAALEVSGVFQLDSIDDVLDALADSMPLRVQRFTPLWIRIVAR; encoded by the coding sequence ATGAGCACCAGGGAACTGCCGGACGCAGTACTCGACCAGGCCATCGGCTGGCTGGTGCGTCTGCAATCGGGCTATGCGGACGAGCAAACGCAGACGGCCTGCCTGCTCTGGCGGCAGGCAGATCCTATTCACGAAACCGCCTGGCAAGCCTTGCAGTCCAGCGAGTCGGCCTTCGGACGCATGGCCGAACTACCCGGCGGTGTCGCACTGGACATCCTGCAACGCCTGCAGGGCAAGCGTCACGGCCGCCGCCAGGCACTCAAGGTGCTGGGCTTTGGCGTGGCAATCGGCAGCCTCAGTGGCTGGGGACTGCGTGAGCGCCCGCTAGCAACCTGGGGGGCGGACTACGTCACCGGTGTTGGTGAGCATCAGCAGTTCCTCCTGAGCGACGGCACTCGTCTGCAGCTCAATACCTCCAGCGCGGTGGACGTGCGCTTCACCGCACAGCGCCGGATGATCGCATTGCTGCGCGGCGAGATCTTCATCGACTCGGGCAAGGACAGCGAGGCACCGGCGGGTTATCGCAGCCTATGGGTGGAGAGCCGCCATGTTCGACTACAGGCCATCGGCACCGCCTTTGCAGTGCGCGATGAAGCCGAAGGAACGCGCTTGCGGGTCGAGGACGGGATCGTCGCTATCCATCGCGCAGACGCACAGCCGATCCGGGTGTTGGCGGGCGAGGAATACCTGATCTTCGGCTCAGGCACCCGACGGGTCGAACACAGCACCATGAATGCCAGCGCCTGGACACGCGGCCAGCTTGTGGCGAAGCGCATGCGCATGGCCGACCTGATCGAGGAGCTAGGGCGCTATCGCCAGGGATGGCTCAGCTGCGACCCGTCGATTGCTGCGCTGGAGGTCTCCGGCGTATTCCAGCTCGACAGCATCGATGACGTCCTCGACGCCCTCGCCGATTCGATGCCGCTGCGCGTCCAGCGCTTCACGCCGCTGTGGATTCGCATCGTCGCTCGCTGA
- a CDS encoding sigma-70 family RNA polymerase sigma factor, with translation MTSPPAPSVHHADIHSLYLDHHAWLLGWLRKRLRHADNAADLAHDTFVHLLGKPTQLQEVRQPRAWLSVVARGLLIDRVRRQRVEKAYLEAIAHLPEAEMPSPESQLILLETLARIDAVLDGLAPKVRNAFLLSRLEGLGYKEIAERLNVSLSSVEKYMATAIRHCFLAQQ, from the coding sequence TTGACATCTCCGCCCGCTCCCAGCGTCCATCACGCCGACATTCACTCGCTGTATCTCGATCACCACGCCTGGTTACTCGGCTGGCTGCGCAAACGCCTGCGCCACGCAGACAATGCAGCCGACCTGGCCCACGACACTTTTGTCCACCTGCTCGGCAAGCCAACGCAACTGCAGGAAGTCAGGCAGCCACGTGCTTGGCTGAGCGTCGTCGCCCGCGGTTTGCTGATCGACCGGGTGCGCCGTCAGCGCGTCGAGAAGGCCTATCTGGAAGCCATTGCCCATCTCCCCGAAGCGGAGATGCCCTCCCCAGAGTCGCAGTTGATCCTGCTGGAGACCCTCGCGCGAATCGATGCGGTACTGGATGGCCTGGCGCCGAAGGTACGTAACGCGTTTCTGCTGTCACGGCTCGAGGGCCTGGGCTACAAAGAAATAGCCGAGCGCCTGAACGTGAGTCTGAGCTCAGTGGAGAAGTACATGGCCACCGCCATTCGCCACTGCTTTCTGGCACAGCAATGA
- a CDS encoding NAD(P)H-dependent flavin oxidoreductase: MRNQLFRTRITEMLGIRHPILCGGMGPSASDASYVAAVVNAGGMGFVVAAGFSDLDEFREQLRRCRSLTSGKGFGVNLYLSGQANAAERLRQQMRILAEEEVLCVETSGGSPEEVLPALREAGIKVLHKVPAVRYARSAARLGVDAVIVVGNDCGGHPGTYGISSMVQAAHAPKEVSIPVVIGGGIGAGRQLAATLMMGADAILMGSRMLVAEELWIHRQYKERLVQSDGTESIIVKTGLRQHHRVLNNDSAKAVAALDAAGASDFESYRPHVMGTLTTHAYKTGDSHQGMLDCGPSIVFANAVQSVEAIFDSVLDDARHAMRRLEDLRCNG, translated from the coding sequence ATGCGTAATCAGCTGTTCAGAACTCGCATTACCGAGATGCTTGGTATCCGTCATCCCATTCTTTGCGGCGGTATGGGCCCCAGCGCCTCAGACGCGAGCTACGTCGCGGCTGTGGTCAACGCAGGCGGGATGGGATTTGTGGTTGCTGCCGGATTTTCCGATCTAGACGAATTCCGGGAGCAACTTCGTCGGTGTCGTAGCCTCACCTCGGGAAAAGGATTCGGGGTGAACCTCTACCTTTCTGGCCAGGCCAACGCAGCTGAGCGCTTGCGGCAGCAGATGAGGATTCTTGCCGAGGAAGAAGTGCTCTGTGTCGAGACTTCAGGTGGAAGCCCCGAGGAAGTCCTGCCAGCGCTGCGAGAAGCGGGTATCAAGGTTCTGCACAAGGTTCCGGCGGTTCGCTACGCGCGATCAGCCGCGCGTCTTGGCGTGGACGCGGTAATCGTAGTTGGCAATGATTGCGGCGGCCATCCCGGAACCTACGGCATCAGCAGCATGGTTCAAGCCGCCCACGCACCGAAAGAGGTTTCCATCCCTGTGGTTATCGGTGGTGGGATCGGTGCAGGAAGACAACTGGCGGCGACCCTGATGATGGGAGCCGATGCAATCCTGATGGGGTCGCGAATGCTGGTAGCCGAGGAGCTGTGGATTCACCGCCAGTACAAGGAACGACTGGTTCAGAGCGACGGCACAGAAAGCATCATCGTGAAGACCGGCTTGCGGCAACATCACCGAGTCCTGAACAACGACAGCGCCAAGGCTGTTGCAGCATTGGACGCGGCGGGAGCGAGCGATTTCGAAAGCTATCGCCCTCACGTCATGGGCACGCTAACCACTCACGCCTACAAGACAGGGGATAGCCACCAAGGCATGCTCGATTGCGGCCCATCGATCGTATTTGCTAACGCTGTGCAAAGCGTGGAAGCCATTTTTGATTCAGTGCTTGATGATGCGCGTCATGCGATGCGGCGCCTTGAAGATCTGAGGTGCAACGGGTGA
- a CDS encoding LysR family transcriptional regulator, with protein MDIDLTRTFLEIVRHGSFVAAAERMHVTQTAITARVQKLEAHLNCTLFVRNRAGARLTPDGEAFVTYANQILQTWEAAQRDLPLPEGIHNVLHIGGEVSLCNPLMLRWVSRIRQAIGDHAVRAEIGDGHSLLRQLELGVLDAALVYQPTYWPGMQVEQLLEEKLILVRAQNPEPYVYIDWGEGFRQQHDSALPELSKAPVSFNLGPLALQYILENGGSGYFRTRVVQSYLDRKVLRRVPKAPEFSYPTYLVYSRDRDSQALQQAFELLREVVSQDPDWSQRWDPMI; from the coding sequence ATGGACATCGACCTCACCCGTACCTTCCTGGAAATCGTCCGCCACGGTAGCTTCGTGGCCGCCGCCGAACGCATGCACGTCACCCAGACCGCGATCACCGCACGAGTGCAGAAGCTGGAGGCGCATCTCAACTGCACGCTGTTCGTGCGTAACCGCGCCGGTGCACGCCTGACGCCGGACGGCGAGGCCTTCGTTACCTACGCCAACCAGATCCTGCAGACCTGGGAGGCGGCCCAGCGCGACCTGCCGTTGCCCGAAGGCATCCACAACGTGCTGCACATCGGTGGCGAAGTGAGCCTTTGCAACCCGTTGATGCTGCGCTGGGTCAGCCGTATCCGCCAGGCGATCGGCGACCACGCGGTACGCGCCGAGATCGGCGACGGCCACAGCCTGCTGCGCCAGCTCGAGCTGGGGGTGCTCGACGCAGCCCTGGTCTACCAGCCAACCTACTGGCCGGGGATGCAGGTGGAGCAGTTGCTGGAGGAGAAACTGATCCTGGTGCGTGCGCAGAACCCCGAGCCCTACGTCTACATCGACTGGGGCGAAGGCTTCCGCCAGCAACACGACAGTGCCCTGCCGGAACTGTCCAAGGCGCCGGTGTCGTTCAACCTCGGCCCGCTGGCGTTGCAGTACATCCTGGAGAACGGTGGCTCGGGCTATTTCCGCACGCGGGTGGTGCAAAGTTACCTGGACCGCAAGGTGCTGCGCCGGGTGCCCAAGGCGCCGGAGTTCAGCTACCCGACCTATCTGGTGTATTCGCGGGACCGCGATTCGCAGGCGCTGCAGCAGGCGTTCGAGCTGCTGCGCGAGGTGGTGTCGCAGGACCCGGACTGGTCACAGCGTTGGGATCCGATGATTTGA
- a CDS encoding HPP family protein, with the protein MPALTGWRHRAAAYLPDIPHTRPREWLRASLGASLGFLLSAATCGLLFGSAVALHFAGTWAASAVLLFAVSSGALAQPWSVIGSYLCASLVALLIGFWLPAGIASAALALGLSLLLMYPLRCLHPPGGALAFCMVFASPLPGEPSWTAPLPAISGGLCLVLLALLFNNLTRMPYPRRRSFAPDNHQTQDPAPGARVGIQAADLDQALDELGSFVDITRDDLERLVRSTERHALRRSMGETRAREVMSRDLICASPETPLSHALRLLVKHHLKALPILDEERRLVGIVSLIDLLVPRGVWWKRLLGGIGLRRDRLLGEVMTSPVLHVDADTHAVELIPLLSDQGLHCLPVLERGELVGVITQTDLIAALERDLLSHLG; encoded by the coding sequence ATGCCCGCCCTCACCGGCTGGCGGCACCGCGCCGCCGCGTACCTGCCCGACATTCCCCACACCCGCCCGCGCGAATGGCTGCGCGCCTCGCTAGGCGCCAGCCTGGGCTTCCTGCTCAGTGCCGCCACCTGCGGCCTGCTGTTCGGCTCCGCGGTGGCCCTGCACTTCGCCGGAACCTGGGCTGCTTCGGCAGTGCTGCTGTTCGCCGTGTCTTCCGGCGCCCTGGCCCAGCCCTGGTCGGTGATCGGCAGCTACCTGTGCGCATCACTGGTGGCGCTGCTGATCGGTTTCTGGCTGCCCGCCGGCATCGCCAGCGCGGCCCTCGCCCTTGGGCTTAGCCTGCTGCTGATGTACCCGCTGCGCTGCCTGCATCCGCCGGGCGGCGCGCTGGCCTTCTGCATGGTGTTCGCCTCGCCGCTGCCCGGCGAGCCCAGCTGGACGGCGCCGCTGCCGGCCATCAGCGGCGGCCTCTGCCTGGTGCTCCTGGCCCTGCTGTTCAACAACCTCACGCGCATGCCCTACCCGCGCCGCCGAAGCTTTGCGCCGGACAACCACCAGACCCAGGACCCGGCGCCCGGCGCGCGAGTCGGCATCCAGGCCGCCGACCTCGACCAGGCGCTGGACGAACTGGGCTCCTTCGTCGACATCACCCGCGACGACCTGGAACGCCTGGTGCGCAGTACCGAGCGACATGCCCTGCGCCGCAGCATGGGCGAGACCCGCGCGCGGGAGGTGATGTCCCGCGACCTGATCTGCGCTTCGCCGGAAACCCCGCTCAGTCACGCCCTGCGCCTGCTGGTGAAGCACCACCTGAAGGCCTTGCCGATCCTTGACGAGGAGCGCCGGCTGGTGGGCATCGTCAGCCTGATCGACCTCCTGGTGCCCAGGGGCGTCTGGTGGAAGCGACTGCTCGGCGGCATCGGCCTGCGCCGCGACCGTCTGCTGGGCGAAGTGATGACCAGTCCGGTGCTGCACGTGGATGCCGACACCCATGCGGTGGAGTTGATCCCGCTGCTCTCCGACCAGGGTCTGCACTGTTTGCCGGTACTGGAGCGCGGCGAACTGGTGGGCGTGATCACCCAGACCGACCTGATCGCCGCCCTGGAACGCGACCTGCTCAGTCATCTGGGCTGA
- the ccoN gene encoding cytochrome-c oxidase, cbb3-type subunit I: MDSAIPLDQHTSRDAEYNYDIVRRFTLTTLGWGILGMLMGVFIAAQLVWPQLSLEMPWTSFGRIRPIHTNLVIFAFGGSALFATSFYVVQRTCRVRIISDSLANLLFWGWQASLVSMLVSYPLGITTSKEYAEMEWPIAVWVTFLWLVYAYLFFGTIARRKVRHIYVGNWFYGAFIVVTGMVHVVNHLAIPVTLLKSYPLYSGATDAMIQWWYGHSVVGFILSVGFLGMMYYYVPKQAERPIYSYRLSIVHFWAIITLYIWAGPHHLHYTALPDWAQSLGMVMSLILLAPSWGGMINGMMTLSGAWHKLRTDPILRFLVVSLAFYGMSTFEGPMMAIKTVNSLSHYTDWTIGHVHAGALGWVAMISIGALYHMIPKLYGREQMHSVGLINAHFWLATIGTVLYIASMWVNGITQGLMWRAVNEDGTLTYSFVEALAASHPGYIVRLIGGSTFASGMLLMAWNTWATVRSGKPVSNLAAAAA, encoded by the coding sequence ATGGACAGCGCGATACCCCTCGATCAGCACACCTCCCGCGACGCCGAATACAACTACGACATCGTTCGCCGCTTCACCCTCACCACCCTGGGCTGGGGCATCCTCGGGATGCTCATGGGCGTGTTCATCGCCGCCCAATTGGTGTGGCCGCAACTGAGCCTGGAGATGCCCTGGACCAGCTTCGGGCGCATCCGGCCGATCCACACCAACCTGGTGATCTTCGCCTTCGGCGGCAGCGCGCTGTTCGCTACCTCCTTCTACGTGGTGCAACGCACCTGCCGCGTGCGGATCATCTCCGACAGCCTGGCCAACCTGCTGTTCTGGGGCTGGCAGGCGAGCCTGGTGTCGATGCTGGTGAGCTACCCGCTGGGCATCACCACGTCCAAGGAATACGCCGAGATGGAGTGGCCCATCGCCGTCTGGGTGACCTTTCTCTGGCTGGTGTACGCCTACCTGTTCTTCGGCACTATCGCCCGCCGCAAGGTACGCCACATCTACGTCGGCAACTGGTTCTACGGTGCCTTCATCGTGGTCACCGGGATGGTCCACGTGGTCAATCACCTGGCGATTCCGGTGACGCTGCTCAAGTCCTACCCGCTCTACTCGGGCGCCACCGACGCGATGATCCAGTGGTGGTACGGCCACAGCGTGGTGGGCTTCATCCTCTCGGTGGGATTCCTCGGGATGATGTACTACTACGTGCCCAAGCAGGCCGAGCGGCCGATCTACTCCTATCGCCTGTCCATCGTGCACTTCTGGGCGATCATCACCCTGTATATCTGGGCCGGCCCGCACCACCTGCACTACACCGCCTTGCCCGACTGGGCGCAGAGCCTGGGCATGGTGATGTCGCTGATCCTCCTGGCGCCCAGTTGGGGCGGCATGATCAACGGCATGATGACCCTCTCGGGTGCCTGGCATAAGTTGCGCACCGACCCGATCCTGCGTTTCCTTGTGGTGTCGCTGGCCTTCTACGGCATGTCGACCTTCGAAGGACCGATGATGGCGATCAAGACGGTGAACTCGCTGTCGCACTACACCGACTGGACCATCGGCCACGTGCATGCCGGCGCCCTGGGCTGGGTGGCGATGATCTCCATCGGCGCGCTCTACCACATGATTCCCAAGCTCTACGGCCGCGAGCAGATGCACAGCGTTGGGCTGATCAACGCGCACTTCTGGCTCGCCACCATCGGCACCGTGCTGTACATCGCCTCGATGTGGGTCAACGGCATCACCCAGGGCCTGATGTGGCGCGCGGTGAACGAGGACGGCACGCTGACCTACTCCTTTGTCGAAGCGCTGGCTGCCAGCCATCCGGGCTACATCGTGCGGCTTATCGGCGGTTCCACCTTCGCCAGCGGCATGCTGCTGATGGCGTGGAACACTTGGGCCACAGTGCGCTCCGGCAAGCCGGTGTCGAATCTCGCAGCGGCTGCGGCCTGA
- a CDS encoding DUF6306 domain-containing protein yields the protein MSDELIDWLQTLMRAERAGARVMLDSLRQAEELVARNRLEHLHQGEAESCRRLRRCLERLGVTPDTGVGDFHASAMAIDDLELRFDFIGRGQRWVARQITQRLPEIDEPWLREELEAVLRLHR from the coding sequence ATGTCCGACGAACTGATTGACTGGTTGCAGACGCTGATGCGCGCCGAGCGTGCCGGTGCGCGGGTGATGCTCGACAGCCTGCGGCAGGCCGAGGAGTTGGTGGCACGTAATCGCCTGGAGCATCTGCATCAGGGCGAGGCGGAAAGCTGCCGGCGTCTGCGCCGATGCCTGGAACGCCTGGGTGTCACGCCCGATACCGGCGTCGGTGACTTCCACGCCAGCGCCATGGCCATTGATGACTTGGAACTGCGCTTCGACTTCATTGGCCGCGGCCAGCGCTGGGTCGCCCGGCAGATAACCCAGCGCCTGCCGGAGATCGACGAGCCCTGGCTGCGCGAGGAGTTGGAGGCGGTGTTGCGGTTGCATCGGTGA
- a CDS encoding Crp/Fnr family transcriptional regulator gives MAGLCESATLLRAEAGRLLFREGDPAEHFLLVRRGCVEMLRFTCDGEERVFHLFREGQLIAEAAMFMPHGRYPMNARSQGSGEFFRLSRNALRKACEDHPPLAMRMLENLSLRLYRQVNEVDWLTASSASQRLAAYLLGLHRRQGERLNLPISQRQLATHLGIRPESLSRLLSDWQQAGRIQGRLRQWLLCDLTYLQDLASPAVRSF, from the coding sequence ATGGCCGGATTGTGTGAGTCGGCAACCTTGCTCCGCGCTGAAGCCGGCAGGCTGTTGTTCCGCGAAGGCGACCCTGCCGAGCATTTCCTGCTGGTACGGCGTGGCTGTGTGGAAATGCTGCGCTTCACCTGCGATGGCGAGGAGCGCGTCTTCCACCTGTTCCGCGAAGGTCAGTTGATCGCTGAAGCGGCCATGTTCATGCCTCACGGCCGCTACCCGATGAACGCCCGCAGCCAGGGCAGCGGCGAGTTCTTCCGACTGAGCCGCAATGCGCTGCGCAAGGCCTGCGAGGATCATCCGCCGCTGGCCATGCGCATGCTGGAAAACCTCAGCCTGCGCCTCTACCGCCAGGTGAACGAGGTCGACTGGCTGACGGCGAGTTCCGCCTCCCAGCGTCTGGCCGCCTATCTGCTCGGCCTGCACCGTCGCCAAGGCGAGCGTCTCAACCTGCCGATCAGTCAGCGCCAGCTCGCCACACACCTGGGTATTCGCCCGGAATCACTCAGCCGGTTGCTGTCCGATTGGCAGCAGGCCGGACGCATCCAGGGGCGACTCCGGCAATGGCTGCTGTGCGACCTCACCTACTTGCAGGACCTGGCCAGCCCGGCAGTACGTTCTTTCTGA
- a CDS encoding ABC transporter substrate-binding protein, which produces MAREKVLRLGGPGAVVSFPLLHMVETNALAEYAERVEFHLWQNPDQLRVLLAKNELDYSAVPVNLPALMAGRGQHVRLLNVSVWGIIWLVSRDPQVKGFADLAGKDVVLPFQRDLPAILIDELLLSHGLKPGKDLTLRPVRDGQDAQALLLAGRADHALLVEPAVSLLLWRNRSKGGAPLYRVQSLESAWKQAFAQQPELPQAGLMSSPQRAEDGELARAVEAAYAESARWCSTQPRDCAELVHRHLPHLPVEAVEESIRVTRLDSVAASVARGPLEALFGLIAERHPQAIGGSMPSASFYGP; this is translated from the coding sequence ATGGCCCGGGAAAAGGTTTTGCGGTTGGGTGGCCCCGGCGCGGTGGTCAGCTTTCCGCTGCTGCACATGGTGGAAACCAATGCCCTGGCGGAGTACGCCGAGCGCGTCGAATTCCACCTCTGGCAGAACCCCGACCAGCTGCGCGTGCTGCTGGCAAAGAACGAACTCGACTACAGCGCTGTCCCGGTGAACCTGCCGGCGCTGATGGCTGGGCGCGGGCAGCACGTGCGGCTGCTCAACGTCTCTGTGTGGGGAATCATCTGGCTGGTGAGCCGCGACCCTCAGGTGAAAGGCTTCGCCGACCTGGCCGGCAAGGACGTGGTGCTGCCTTTCCAGCGCGATCTGCCGGCGATCCTGATCGATGAGCTGTTGCTCAGCCATGGCCTGAAGCCGGGCAAGGACCTGACGCTGCGCCCGGTCCGCGACGGCCAGGACGCCCAGGCGCTGCTGCTGGCCGGTCGCGCCGATCACGCCCTGCTGGTGGAGCCGGCGGTGTCCCTGCTGCTTTGGCGCAACCGCAGCAAGGGTGGGGCGCCGCTCTACCGTGTGCAAAGTCTGGAGAGCGCCTGGAAGCAGGCCTTCGCTCAACAGCCTGAACTGCCTCAGGCAGGACTGATGAGCAGCCCGCAGCGCGCCGAGGACGGCGAGTTGGCGCGCGCAGTGGAGGCCGCCTATGCCGAGTCCGCCCGCTGGTGCAGTACGCAGCCGCGGGACTGCGCGGAGCTGGTGCATCGGCACCTGCCGCACTTGCCGGTGGAGGCGGTCGAGGAGTCCATCCGCGTCACGCGCCTGGACAGTGTTGCCGCCAGCGTCGCACGCGGGCCTCTGGAGGCGCTGTTCGGCCTGATCGCCGAACGCCATCCACAGGCCATCGGTGGCTCCATGCCATCTGCGAGCTTCTATGGGCCGTGA
- a CDS encoding ABC transporter permease — MTSRRWAVLGGALLLVGWQLLAMRLGSLLMATPGQTLQAMARLPFEADFRLHAGASLLRIVLGVGLGCLLGFCLGLLAGLDARVRGLLEPLRWLLMSVPPVVVVVLAMLWVGLGSAMVVLISVLMLAPGMYVNTVKGMQMVDRGLLEMARVYRFSPWQKLRRLYIPSLTAPLGAALLIATCGGVRLVVMAEVLGAESGAGFALANARSTFDSAGLYAWTLLILLLVAALEFLLLQPLQRRMGRWQEAAHA; from the coding sequence ATGACTTCCCGACGCTGGGCCGTGCTGGGTGGCGCCTTGTTGCTGGTGGGCTGGCAACTGCTGGCGATGCGCCTGGGCTCGCTGCTCATGGCAACTCCCGGGCAGACGCTGCAAGCCATGGCTCGCCTGCCTTTCGAGGCCGACTTCCGTCTTCATGCCGGCGCCAGTCTGCTGCGCATCGTCCTGGGTGTTGGACTGGGTTGCCTGCTGGGCTTCTGTCTGGGCCTGCTGGCCGGGCTGGACGCTCGTGTACGCGGTCTGCTGGAACCCCTGCGCTGGCTGTTGATGTCGGTGCCGCCAGTGGTGGTCGTGGTGCTGGCGATGCTGTGGGTCGGCCTGGGCTCGGCCATGGTGGTGCTGATCAGCGTGTTGATGCTGGCGCCGGGCATGTACGTGAACACCGTCAAGGGCATGCAGATGGTTGACCGCGGCCTGCTGGAGATGGCGCGGGTCTACCGCTTCAGTCCCTGGCAGAAGTTGCGGCGGCTCTATATCCCTTCATTGACCGCGCCGCTTGGAGCGGCACTGTTGATCGCCACCTGCGGCGGCGTGCGCCTGGTGGTGATGGCTGAAGTGCTTGGCGCGGAAAGTGGAGCCGGTTTCGCGCTGGCTAACGCGCGCAGTACGTTCGACAGCGCCGGGTTGTATGCCTGGACTCTGCTTATCCTGCTGTTGGTCGCCGCACTGGAGTTCCTCCTGCTGCAGCCGCTGCAGCGGCGCATGGGCCGTTGGCAGGAGGCCGCCCATGCTTGA
- a CDS encoding ATP-binding cassette domain-containing protein — MLEWYGVDLRLGQRRVLADASLRLLPGERVGILGPSGAGKSSLLRLAAGLLRPHRGRADNGFRHPVLAFQEPRLLPWCRVAENLEIPLRAIGHDRTTVRRLASLWLERVGLAGHGRAWPNQLSGGMAQRVALARAFSVEPDLLLLDEPFSALDPALRESLLDLCRDWLTSSGAALLCVSHHPGELVGLVERFVLVNDGSLRPFDLSGHTADQAAAVLHQTLLALEIPAP, encoded by the coding sequence ATGCTTGAGTGGTACGGAGTCGATCTGCGGCTGGGCCAACGGCGTGTACTCGCCGACGCTTCCCTGCGCCTGCTACCCGGTGAGCGGGTTGGCATTCTCGGGCCCAGCGGCGCCGGCAAGAGCAGCCTGTTGCGTCTGGCGGCCGGCCTCCTGAGGCCCCATCGGGGGCGAGCGGACAACGGATTCCGTCATCCCGTACTGGCATTCCAGGAGCCGCGCCTGCTGCCCTGGTGCCGGGTTGCGGAGAACCTGGAAATCCCCCTGCGCGCCATCGGCCACGACCGTACGACGGTGCGTCGGCTGGCCAGCCTTTGGCTGGAGCGAGTCGGCCTCGCCGGCCACGGGCGCGCCTGGCCGAATCAATTGTCCGGGGGCATGGCACAGCGCGTTGCCCTGGCGCGCGCTTTCTCGGTTGAGCCGGACCTGCTGCTGCTTGACGAGCCATTCAGCGCGCTGGACCCGGCGCTGCGCGAATCGCTGCTTGATCTTTGCCGCGACTGGTTGACCAGCTCGGGTGCGGCCTTGCTGTGCGTCAGCCACCACCCCGGCGAACTGGTCGGCCTCGTCGAGCGCTTCGTGCTGGTCAACGACGGCTCGCTTCGTCCGTTCGACCTCAGTGGACACACCGCCGATCAAGCGGCGGCGGTCCTTCATCAGACCCTGCTGGCCCTGGAGATACCCGCGCCATGA
- a CDS encoding CopD family copper resistance protein, with product MIYPILLTLHLFAALMFIGTVFFEVLIFESVRKYVPAAVMRQVEQGIGKRARRLMPWVLLVLFSAGLGMVWTRYLPLLADPLASSFGTLLSLKIVLALSVLGHFFTAMFLLYSGRMNSTYFRRIHLSVFSHMVGIVLLAKGMFYLSW from the coding sequence ATGATTTATCCGATCCTGCTGACCTTGCACCTGTTCGCCGCGCTGATGTTCATCGGCACGGTGTTCTTCGAGGTGCTGATCTTCGAGAGCGTGCGCAAGTACGTGCCGGCTGCGGTAATGCGCCAGGTGGAGCAGGGCATCGGCAAGCGTGCGCGGCGGCTGATGCCCTGGGTGTTGCTGGTGCTGTTCAGTGCCGGCCTGGGCATGGTCTGGACGCGCTACCTGCCGCTGCTGGCAGACCCGCTGGCGTCCTCCTTCGGCACCTTGCTGAGCCTGAAGATCGTCCTCGCCCTGAGCGTACTCGGGCACTTCTTCACCGCCATGTTCCTGCTCTACAGCGGGCGCATGAACTCGACGTATTTCCGCCGGATTCACCTGAGTGTCTTCAGCCACATGGTCGGCATCGTGCTGCTGGCCAAGGGCATGTTCTACCTGAGCTGGTAA